The Pleurodeles waltl isolate 20211129_DDA chromosome 7, aPleWal1.hap1.20221129, whole genome shotgun sequence genome includes a region encoding these proteins:
- the LOC138247163 gene encoding uncharacterized protein, with protein sequence MRLLTFSVLLALATAHELPKGYKGDMKKPGMCLEEFFAKHPKALELFKTKMTETSESSEETSVYKAHQRRAPTETKGWAKPQKKDDHFPHGKPKRWHLLDFSKLPSCSLDKDCDGMWKCCHTMCGKRCMKPMFEDRRLMEEEERGFDKDDTEGKGTYLGGAKRPKVKLEEQEPVPKEEHAVQKQPPNEEYDGQKPSPKEQNTTQTPSPKEGYAVEKPSPNQQYAVQAPAPEEGHAVEESSPNQD encoded by the exons GTTACAAAGGTGATATGAAGAAGCCTGGGATGTGTTTGGAGGAATTTTTTGCAAAGCACCCAAAAGCGCTTGAATTGTTTAAAACGAAGATGACAGAAACATCTGAATCATCTGAAGAGACCTCTGTTTACAAAGCACACCAAAGGAGAGCTCCAACTGAGACGAAAGGCTGGGCCAAACCACAAAAGAAAGATGACCACTTTCCTCATGGGAAGCCCAAACGTTGGCATCTACTAGATTTCTCCAAGCTGCCGAGCTGCTCTTTGGACAAGGACTGTGATGGCATGTGGAAGTGCTGCCACACCATGTGTGGCAAGAGGTGCATGAAGCCAATGTTTG AAGACCGCAGATTGATGGAGGAGGAAGAGCGAGGATTTGACAAGGATGATACAGAAGGTAAAGGGACATATCTTGGAGGAGCAAAGAGACCCAAAGTGAAACTTGAAGAACAGGAACCAGTGCCTAAAGAGGAACATGCAGTACAGAAACAACCGCCAAATGAGGAATATGATGGACAGAAACCATCACCCAAGGAGCAAAATACAACACAGACACCATCTCCAAAGGAGGGATATGCAGTTGAAAAACCATCGCCAAATCAGCAATATGCTGTACAGGCACccgcaccagaagagggacatgcaGTAGAAGAATCTTCGCCAAATCAGGATTAA